From the Fimbriimonadia bacterium genome, the window CAGATGCTAAGAGATCGTTAGCCTGGTATAGACGAATATCTCTGGTGCTGCGATGCCTCTATCGCTTGCGGTGGAGGCACAGGTGGCGTGACCCGGAGAAGGAGCAGTCTCCACTGCAGGAACAGCGGCGTCATCGGGGCGCTGAGCCAACTATCTCCAGAGCAGCACGCTTCCAACGCAAGCGGTAGAGGCACATGGGAATGGGAAATTCCGGCATTCTGCCCAAGCGTCAGGAACTGCGCCGGGTCTCGGCGAGCAGCCGGTCCAGCTCTTCCTCGCTCATCTGGACCAGCTCGGCCTCGCGGCGGGCGACGCGTTCGGAGTACTCAGTGCGATACTCACGACGGTACTTCGCCAGGAGATAGTGCCGTTTTGCCTCTGGGGTGTCGCATACGAGGGGCGGCACCGGCGCGGGCTTGCCGTCCCGCAGTGCCACCATTGTCACGTAAGAGCTGTTCGTGTGTCGCACCTCGCCCGTCTGCACATTCTCCGAGTGCACCTCGATGCCGATGCCCAGCGACGTACGTCCGACGTGATGTACCTGGGCGGTCAGGTGGACGAGCTCGCCTACTTCGATGGGCGAGTGGAAGTCCACACGGTCGAAGGAGGCTGTGACGCACACGGTCCCGGCGTATCGAGCTGCGCACACATATGCGGCCTTGTCAATCATCGCGAGGAGGGCGCCGCCGAAAAGCTTGCCGAGGAAGTTCGCCATCTCCGGCGTGGCAAGCTCGGAGATGCGGACTTCGGTGTCGCTTGCCGCTTGCTCAGCCCTCACGTTGTGCGCCGTAGATAATCTCCACGAACTCGTGGGCATCGAGGCTAGCACCACCCACCAACGCCCCGTCAATCTCCGGCTGGTGCAGCAGGCCTTTCGCGTTAGAGGCCTTCACGCTTCCGCCGTAAAGCACGCGAATGTTGTCCGCCGGCTCCTCTCCCGCCAGCTCCGATAGAATTTGGCGGATGGTGCCGCACACGCGATTGGCCTCTTCGTCGTCGCAAGTCTGTCCGGTACCAATAGCCCAGACGGGCTCGTACGCAACGACCAGCCCGTACATCTCGTCGGGCTCCACTCCCCGCAACGCGCCGGTGAGCTGAGTGCGAACGATGTCGTCCGTCTTGCCCGCCTGCCGCTCTTCCCAAGTCTCCCCCACGCAGAGGATAGGCTGGATGGAGTGGAACAGCGCGCACTTAACCTTGCGGTTGACGGTCTCGTCAGTCTCGCCGAAGTATCCCAGCACAGGCCTCATCTCGTCCGAAGGCTGGCCGAATCTGCCCCGCGTCTCCGAGTGCCCTACGATTACGTAGTCTACGCGCAGGTCCATTAGCATCAGGGGTGAGATCTGTCCGGTATATGCCCCCGACTCCAGCCAGAACATGTTTTGCGCACCGACTTTGATATGGCTGTCTCGGAGCTCGTCCTTCACCCTCTCGATGGCCGTAAACGGCGGGCACACCACCACGTCTACGTCCGGACGCTGATCTACGCGCTCGACTATGCCCTGCACGAGAGCACAGGCTTGTGGCCCGGTCATGTTCATCTTCCAGTTGCCCGCGACGAGCTGAACACGCATACCTACACCTCGATAAGGGTTGGCTCCACAGAAATGGCGACCTTCTCCCTTAGTGTGTTCGTGACGATGCAATACGAATCCGCCTTCTCCGCCATCTCCAGGATGAGTTTGCGCTGCTCTTCGGTGGGAGAGGCGACGCGGATGGTCGGTCGAATCTCGATGGATGTGTACTTCGGCAGCGGCGAGGAAGCGTCCACATGCCCGACCGCTTCGACCTGAACATCCTCGACGGGCAGCTTACGGTTCTCGGCGATGATGCCGAAGGTGATCGCATAGCATGCAGCAATGGCACAGCTGAGCAGTTGTTCCGGGTTGGCGGCGTTGCCGGGTCCTTTGAACTCCTCCGGCACAGCGAGTTCGGCCTGCACCTTGCTGTCCT encodes:
- a CDS encoding OsmC family protein; its protein translation is MSSIHDYPVRVSWSGGRMGSGTVRTEDSKVQAELAVPEEFKGPGNAANPEQLLSCAIAACYAITFGIIAENRKLPVEDVQVEAVGHVDASSPLPKYTSIEIRPTIRVASPTEEQRKLILEMAEKADSYCIVTNTLREKVAISVEPTLIEV
- a CDS encoding acyl-CoA thioesterase; its protein translation is MPTSSWRLSTAHNVRAEQAASDTEVRISELATPEMANFLGKLFGGALLAMIDKAAYVCAARYAGTVCVTASFDRVDFHSPIEVGELVHLTAQVHHVGRTSLGIGIEVHSENVQTGEVRHTNSSYVTMVALRDGKPAPVPPLVCDTPEAKRHYLLAKYRREYRTEYSERVARREAELVQMSEEELDRLLAETRRSS
- a CDS encoding triose-phosphate isomerase; the protein is MRVQLVAGNWKMNMTGPQACALVQGIVERVDQRPDVDVVVCPPFTAIERVKDELRDSHIKVGAQNMFWLESGAYTGQISPLMLMDLRVDYVIVGHSETRGRFGQPSDEMRPVLGYFGETDETVNRKVKCALFHSIQPILCVGETWEERQAGKTDDIVRTQLTGALRGVEPDEMYGLVVAYEPVWAIGTGQTCDDEEANRVCGTIRQILSELAGEEPADNIRVLYGGSVKASNAKGLLHQPEIDGALVGGASLDAHEFVEIIYGAQREG